The region TGCTGGGTACATCTTCCGGCTTCAGTGATAAAGGCGAACCCGGCTCCCCCGACCAGCGCAGACCGGCGGGATTTCCGGCGAAAGCCCCTTTGGTCAGATTCGTCATCCGACCCGAGCCAACCCAGTCGCCCTGATTTTCGGTGTAGAAAATGCTGCCATCATGCAGAATACCAAATCCGGCGGGTGACCGAAGGCCGGTAGCCCAGGGTGTCATTTCGCCCTTTTCGGTCAGTTTGAGCATCCAGCCGCGCCATTTGGCCAGACTAGCTCCGTACCCGATCCAGTCGAGGTTGAGGGTAATAATCATGTCGCCGTCGGGCAGCAGCACGGGGCCGTAGCTGTACTCGTGGTAATTGCCCGACAGGGGCCATTTGTAGAACGAACTGTATTCGTCGGCTACGTCGTCGCCATCGTTATCGACCAGTTTTGTGACTTCGCCCCGCTGCGTGCAAAGGAAGTACCCTTTTGGGTGCCACATCAAGCCCAGTGGCTCGTGCAAACCCGACGCAAACTTTTTGTAGGTCGGTACGCGGCTTCCCTGCATGTATGGGTTGCTGATGATCCAGACCTCGCCCCGGCGGGTACAGGCCGCCAGACGGCCATCGGGCAGCGGAGCCAGACCACCCACTTCGAGTTTGATCGTTTCCGGAATCGGTAAGGTCACGATTCGGTAATAGTCTTCTTTCGTAGCCGGGCGCTGGGCCAGGGCAGACGAAAGGGGAAAGAAAAGAGCCAGTAGAAGACCGGGTATGGTCAGTAATTTTTTCATAGTCTGATTAAGTTCAGGACATATAGAGTAACAGGGCTGAGACGCTACGCCGGTCAGGCGATTCTCAACCCATTTTCCGTTGGTCGTTCGGTCTGAAGCAGCGTTACGGTACCGTCGTTGTCTACGGCACCCAGCACTAAACATTCGCTCATAAAGGTGGCAATTTGCTTGGGTGGAAAATTCACCACCGCCACCACCTGCTTCCCAATCAGGTCGTCGGGCTGGTACAGCTTGGTGAGCTGTGCCGACGTCCGTTTGGTGCCGAGTTCCCCAAAATCAATGGTTAGTTTATAGGCCGGTTTACGCGCCTGCGGAAAGGTCTCCACGGCCAGGACGGTCCCCGTCCGGATCTCTACTTTTTCGAAGTCGGGCCAGCTTATAGTCTCATTCATGGGTGTACGTTTCGGCGCAAACTAACGGTAAAACGGAGCGTGTCAATCGGTTAAAAAACAATGGAATACTGCACGGAGCCAGCCCCGTTTTTCAGGTCGATGGGCAGCAGCAACTCCTGCTTCCCGTTGCTCTGCCGCAGTTTCACTTTGGCTTTGGGGTCGAAGCGAATGAAGTAACTGCGGTCATTTATCGCATAAACGCCCTTACTTACTTCCTCAACCGAGGTACCAGCGGCCAGTCGGCAATAGGGTGTACCATCCGGCGAACCTTTCAGGCTGAGGGTTCGTACCAATGCATTGCCCTCCGGACGAATGGCATCGGTAACGGTTGAACCCGCCAGCGTATACTCCATCGTGGGCATACCCTGTTTATCGACCGTCAGGCCTTTGTATTGCAGCACGTTTTCACCGAGGCTATCGGGCCAGGCGGTGGCGTCGTTCGTTAGCACCATCAGGGGTGAATGGGCCGGTAGCCGGACAGGCACGCCCATTGGGCTTAGCAACTGCGGTTCACCCCGCTCGTACCACATTTCAGTTACGTCGGCAAAATCGCCTTTCCAGGCCTGTAGCAGCGCCATC is a window of Spirosoma linguale DSM 74 DNA encoding:
- a CDS encoding export-related chaperone CsaA (TIGRFAM: export-related chaperone CsaA~PFAM: t-RNA-binding domain protein~KEGG: bms:BR1524 CsaA protein), coding for MNETISWPDFEKVEIRTGTVLAVETFPQARKPAYKLTIDFGELGTKRTSAQLTKLYQPDDLIGKQVVAVVNFPPKQIATFMSECLVLGAVDNDGTVTLLQTERPTENGLRIA